The nucleotide sequence CCTGGTCTATCTCACCGGCGGAGCCCCGGCCGCGGGGCCGGCCGTCCTCTGCTCCCTGCGGGCCACGGTCGAGCACACCGAGGACGTCCTGCTTCCGCTGACACCGGGCCGGCACCGACGGGGCCTCGCCACCGCGGTCGTCCGCTTCGGCAGGGCCCGGCTGGGCCTCGTGAGCTGTCATCTCGGCCTCGAGCAGGCCGAGCGCCAAGCCCAGAGCGGCCTGCTCCTCGACCGCCTCGGCGCGCTGGGCGTGGAGCACGCGGTGGTCGGCGGCGACCTGAACGAGGGTCCGGCGGGCCCCGCCTTCACCCTGCTCGCCGACGCCCTCCAGGACGGCGCGGCCGTGGCGCCCTGGGGCGGTACGGACACCTTCCCGGCCACGGGCCCCGCCCGCCGTATCGACGCGGTCCTCGCCACCGAGGGCATCGAGGTGCTCGCCTGCGGGGTGCCCACCGACCTGCCCGGCGTCACCGGGAGCGACCTGAGGGCGGCCACGGACCACCTTCCGGTCCTGGCCGCCCTCAGAATCCCGGCGGGCGAGTAGCCACGCTCAGACGACGGCCCCCCGGCCGGGGTCGTCGTCGCCGTCGTCGTCCGTGCGCATCCGCGTCACCAGGGTGACGAAGCCGCCGAGGAAGCCGCCGATGGCGAGCGTCGCCAGCCACCAGGTCATCTCCCAGCCCAGCAGCACGGCGAGCAGCAGCAGGATCGGGCCGCCGACCACCCCGAGCCAGGCGAACTTGGCGGTGGTGTCGGCGACGGGCAGCGGCGGGGGCTCGGGCGGTACGAAGTGACCCTCGCCGTCGTCGTCCCCGGCGTCCTCGTCGTCGGGCTCGGCCGGCGAGTGGTCGCGCGGGCCGACACCGGGCGCGAAGACGACCGAGCTGCCCAGCGGCCGTACGGGCGCCGCCTTCTCCGCGCTGTCCTCGGCGGCCTCGGCGGCCTCGTCCTCGTCCTCGTCCTCCTCGTCCGGCTCGACGTCCTTCTCCGGCAGGGCGAGGTCCACGATGGACCGGAAGGGCCGGGAGCCGGGCGGGTCCGGCGGCTCGTCGCCGTACCCCGCGACGATGGCCCGCCAGGCGGCGTCCTCGTCGAAGGGCGTACCCGGCTCGTCCGGGTCGCGGCCCTCGCGGTCGGAGTCGTGCTCAGCCAACGGGGGCCGTCCCTTCCTTGCCGACACGGGGCGCGAGCCGGTCGATGAAGGCGAGGCTCTCCTCGACGATCCGGTCCGCGTCATGGTCCAACGTCGCTACGTGGTAACTCTGTTCCAGCACGCTCTCGGTTACGTCCGTGGAGGACACTCGGCTCAGCACCCGCGCCGAGTCGGCCGCCGGGACCACGTGGTCCACGGCACTGCGCAGCAGCAGCAACGGCTGCGTGACCTGCGGAAGCTCACCGTCCACCACGCGCAGGAACTGCCGCAGGGAGTGCGCCGCGTGCAGCGGGACCCGGTCGTAGCCCAGCTCGGTCGTGGCGCCCTTGGCGATGTCGCTGGCGATGCCCTTGGTGGAGGGCACCAGATGCCGGACCACCGGAAGGGCGTGCGCGGCGAGGCCGTGCACCCGGTTCGCCGGGTTGACGACGACCACCCCGGCGACCCGCTCGCCGTGCCTGGCCGCCAGCCGCAGCGCCAGCGCGCCGCCCATCGACAGACCCGCGACGAACACCCGCTCGCAGCGCTCGGAGAGCTGCCACAGCTCGCGGTCGACTCGCGCGTACCAGTCCTGCCAGCCGGTGGCCCGCAGGTCCTCCCAGCGGGTGCCGTGACCGGGCAGCAGGGGGAGCGACACCGACAGGCCGTGCGCGGCGAGGTGTTCCGCCCACGGGCGCAGCGACTGGGGCGAGCCGGTGAAGCCGTGACAGAGGAGGACACCCACCTCCCCGCCGTCGTGGCGGTACGGCTCGGCTCCGGGAAGGACCGGCACCTTTGGGGCTCCTGTTCCGGTATGTGAGGTGAAGAAATGGCGGATGTGCTTCACCGTACGCGACCGCATCGCCACCGACCAGGGTCGTCGGCGCCATTGGCGGCGGTCCGGGTTAAGGTCTGTTCGACGGAAACGGGAGGCACGCGGGTGTTGTACGGCACGATGAAGGTTGCCATCGGGGGGCCGCTGAAGGTCGCCTTCAGACCCTGGGTCGAGGGACTGGAGAACATCCCGGCCGAGGGGCCCGCCATCCTGGCGAGCAATCACCTGTCCTTCTCGGACTCGTTCTTCCTGCCCACGATGCTCGACCGCAAGGTCACCTTCATCGCCAAGGCGGAGTACTTCACCACCCCCGGAGTCAAGGGACGGCTGACGGCCGCCTTCTTCAAGGGTGTGGGACAGCTTCCGGTCGACCGCTCCGGCGCGCGCGGCGCGGGCGAGGCCGCGATCAAGAGCGGCATCGAGGTGCTGGAGCGCGGTGAGCTGTTCGGCATCTACCCCGAGGGCACCCGCTCGCCCGACGGCCGCCTCTACCGGGGCAAGCCCGGCGGTCTGGCCCGCGTGGCGCTGGCCACCGGGGCGCCGGTCATCCCGGTGGCGATGATCGACACCGAGAAGATCCAGCCGCCCGGCAAGGTGATGCCGAAGCTGATGCGGCCCGGCATCCGGATCGGCAAGCCGCTGGACTTCAGCCGCTACCACGGCATGGACCACGACCGGTTCGTGCTGAGGGCGGTGACCGACGAGGTCATGTACGAGATCATGAAGCTCTCCGGCCAGGAGTACGTCGACATCTACGCCACCGCCGCCAAGCGGCAGATGACGGAGGCGGCGAAGGCGGCGAAGGAAGCGGAGAAGGCCGGGAAGGAAGCGGAGAAGGCGGAGCAGGCCGGGGGCTGACGCGCCCGGCCCGGGGGAGGCGGGGGCGGCCATGGCCAGGGGCGGGCAAGTTCTGCGGATGTCGGTCGAGCTGCCGCTGTGGCGCGCGCTCACCGGCTACCGCGTCCTGACGATGCTGTACGCCATCGGCCTGGGCGCCACCGCCTACGGCCACTTCGTCCGCCCGTGGCTGGCCCTCGCCTACTACGCCCTCATGGTGGTCTGGACGCTGGCCACCGTGACCCGGGTGACCAGTGCGGCCCGCTGCACCCGGAGCTTCCTCGCGGCCGACCTGGCCGTGGCCGTGCTCGGCATCCTGCTCACCCCGCTCGCCGACGACCCGCACCGGATCGCCGACGGCGGTCCGACCCTGCCGTCGATCTGGACGGCGGGCGCGGTGCTGGCCTTCGCCCTCAAGGGCGGCTGGCGCTGGGCGGCCGGCGCCTCCACCGCGGTCGCCGCGGCCAACCTGGTCGAGCGGGGCGCCCCGGCACGGGACACCGTGCACAACGTGATCCTGGTCTGGGTCGCCGCCATCGCCATCGGCTACGTCGTCGAGGTCGCCCGCGCCTCCGAGCGCACCCTCGCCCGTGCCCTGGAGATCGAGGCCGCCACCCGTGAACGGGAGCGCCTGGCGCGGGACATCCACGACGGCGTGCTCCAGGTGCTGGCCATGGTGCAGCGGCGCGGCGTGGTCATCGGCGGCGAGGCGGCCGAGCTGGGACGGCTCGCCGGTGAGCAGGAGGTCGCCCTGCGCACCCTGGTCGCCGGCGGCGTGCTCCCCGCCGCCCGCTCCTCGGCCGGCCCGGCGCCGGACGACGACGGCCCGCTCGACCTGCGCTCCCTGCTCGCCCCGTACGCCGGGTCCCGCGTGAGCCTGGCGGAGCCCGGCGCCCCCGTACCGCTCGCGCCGGACGTGGCGCGGGAGTTGGCGGCCGCCGTGGGGGCCGCGCTGGACAACGTGCGCCGGCACGCGGGCGACGGAGCCCGCGCCTGGATCCTGGTCGAGGACGAGCCCGACGAGATCGTCGTCACCGTCCGCGACGACGGTCCCGGCATCCCGGAGGGCAGGCTCGCCCGCGCCGAGGGCGAGGGCAGGCTCGGGGTGGCCCAGTCGATCCGGGGACGGCTGCGTGACCTCGGCGGCAGCGCGGAGGTGATCTCCGTGCCCGGACAGGGCACCGAGGTCGAGTTGAAGGTACCGAAGAGCGCCCGGGAGGCGCGGGGGAAGGCGGAACGGCGATGACCGAGCAGGAGCCGATCAAGGTGATGGTGGTCGACGACCACCCCATGTGGCGCGACGCGGTCGCCCGCGACCTGGCCGAGTCCGGGCTGCGGGTCGTCGCCACCGCGGGCGACGGCGAGCAGGCGGTGCGCCGCGCCAAGGCCGCCGACCCCGACGTGCTGGTGCTCGACCTCAACCTGCCGGCCAAGCCCGGTGTGCAGGTGTGCAAGGAACTCATCGCGCACGACCCGGGCCTGCGTGTCCTGGTGCTCTCCGCCAGCGGCGAGCACGCAGACGTGCTGGAGGCCGTGAAGTCGGGTGCCACCGGCTATCTGCTGAAGTCGGCGTCCACCGGCGAACTGCTGGACGCGGTGCGCCGTACCGCCGTCGGCGACCCGGTGTTCACACCGGGCCTCGCCGGACTCGTCCTCGGCGAGTACCGGCGGCTGGCCGCCGAGCCCGCGCCCGCCTCGGACGCCGGAGCACCGGGCGCGCCCCGGCTCACCGACCGGGAGACCGAGGTGCTGCGGCTGGTCGCCAAGGGGCTGAGCTACAAGCAGATCGCCGAACGCCTGGTCATCTCGCACCGCACCGTCCAGAACCACGTCCAGAACACCCTCGGCAAGCTCCAGCTCCACAACCGGGTGGAACTGGTGCGGTACGCGATCGAGCGGGGCCTGGACGACGACTGACCCGTACTCCGGGTTCAAACCCCCGGCCCGGTGATTCACCGGATTCGCCCCTCCCACCTCGTTGTGTGACCAGTATCACCATTACGGTGGCTGGGTCGGGAACCGCGGCGAAGGGACGGACCATGCGCGTGGGAGTACTGACCGGTGGCGGCGACTGTCCGGGCCTCAACGCCGTCATCCGGGCCGTCGTCCGCAAGGGCGTGCAGGAGTACGGCTACGACTTCACCGGCTTCCGGGACGGCTGGCGCGGCCCCCTCGAGGGCCGCACCGTCCCGCTGGACGTCCCCGCCGTGCGCGGCATCCTCCCGCGCGGCGGCACCATCCTCGGCTCCTCGCGCACCAACCCCCTCAAGGCCGAGGACGGGGTGCGCCGGGTCCGGGAGAACCTCGCCGAACAGGGCGTCGACGCGCTCATCGCCATCGGCGGCGAGGACACCCTCGGCGTCGCCGCCACGCTCTACGAGGAGCACGGGGTGCCCTGCGTGGGCGTGCCCAAGACCATCGACAACGACCTGTCCGGCACCGACTACACCTTCGGCTTCGACACGGCCGTCAACATCGCCACCGAGGCCATCGACCGGCTGCACACCACCGCCGAGTCCCACATGCGGGTGCTGGTCTGCGAGGTGATGGGCCGGCACGCGGGCTGGATCGCGCTGCACTCCGGGCTCGCCGGGGGCGCCAACGTCATCCTCATCCCCGAGCACCGCTTCGACCTCGACCAGGTGTGCGCCTGGATCACCTCGCGCTTCGAGGCGGCGTACGCCCCGATCGTCGTCGTCGCCGAGGGCGCGATGCCCAGCGAGGGCGAGATGGTGCTCAAGGACGAGTCGCACGACTCCTTCGGGCACGTGCGGCTGTCCGGGGTGGGGGAGTGGCTGGCCAAGCAGATCGAGCAGCGCACCGGCAAGGAGGCCCGCACCACCGTGCTCGGGCACGTCCAGCGCGGCGGCACCCCGAGCGCCTTCGACCGCTGGCTCGCCACCCGCTTCGGACTGCACGCCATCGACTGCGTCCACGACGGCGACTTCGGCAAGATGGTCGCCCTGCACGGCACCCGCATCGAGCGCATCCCGATCTCCGAGGCGACCGCCGAGCTGAAGACGGTCGACCCGGAGCTGTACGCGGAGGCCGGGGTGTTCTTCGGCTGACCTCCTACGAGCCGGTGCGCGCCGTCAGCAGGCCGGATACCAACTCCCGCACCACATCGGCACCGTTGACGGTCAGCACCGACTCGGGGTGGAACTGCACCGAGGCGAACCGGCCGGAGCGCAGCGCGTGCACCTCGCCGTCCTCCGTGCGGCTCACCTCCACGCCGTGCGCGGCCAGCTCCCGCGCGGCCTCGTCGTCGCAGCGGGCCACGAAGCTGTTGTAGAAACCGACCGTCTCCGCCCGCCCGAACAGGTCGATCACGGTCTGCGCCCCTTGGTACGGCACCCGCTTGCGGACGATGTCCAGCCCCAGTTCCGCCGCGATCAGCTCGTGCCCGAGGCACACCCCGAGCACCCCGTGCCGGTGCTCGCGCAGCACGGTGGCCGCGAGCTCCCGCAGGACCCGCATCTTCGGGTCGGCCGCGTCGGAGGGGTCACCGGGGCCGGGACCCAGCACCACCGGGCCCTGGTGCGTTCGTACCGCCTCCATGAGCCCCGGCTCGTCGAAGCGCCGTACGGTCACCTCCAGGCCGCCCGAGCGCAGCACGTGCGCCAGCATCGCGGTGAAGGTGTCCTCGCCGTCGACGACCAGCGCGTGCGCGCCCAGCGGGGCGGCCGGCTCCCGCATCCGCAGCCAGAACGGCGCCAGCGCCGACCGGCGCCCGTCCAGCGCGGCCCGCACCCTCGGGTCGTCCGCCAGCCGGGGCCGCTCCCGCTCCTCGCGGGGCCGGGCGGGCCGCACCCCGAGCGCGGCCAGCACGCCCGCCGCCTTCGCGTGGGTCTCCGCCACCTCACCGGCCGGGTCCGAGCCGCGTACCAGCGTCGCGCCGACCGGCACCTTCAGGTGTCCGTCGGCGGCGATGTCGGCGGTGCGGATCAGGATGGGGGAGTCCAGGGTCCGGGCGCCCCCGGCGTCCCGGCCGAGCAGGGCGAGCGCGCCCGCGTAGTAGCCGCGCCCGGTGGGCTCGTAGCGCTCGATCACCCGGCAGGCGTTCTGAACCGGGGAGCCGGTGACGGTCGCCGCGAACATGGTCTCGCGCAGCACGTCCCGCACGTCGAGGGAGGTCTTCCCGCGCAGCTCGTACTCGGTGTGCGCGAGGTGCGCCATCTCCTTCAGCCGGGGGCCGACGACCACGCCGCCCCGGTCGCCGACGGTGCACATCATCTTCAGTTCCTCGTCGACGACCATGGAGAGCTCCTCGGTCTCCTTGGCGTCGGCGAGGAAGTCCAGCAGGTGCTCCGGGGTCGGGCCCCCGGCCGGATACCGGTAGGTCCCGCTGATCGGGTTCATCACCACCGTCCCGCCGGACATCCGCACGTGCACCTCCGGGCTCGCCCCGACCAGCGTCCGGTCCCCGGTGTGCACGACGAAGGTCCAGTACGCGCCCCGCTCGCCCGCCAGCAGCCGCCGGAACAGCGCCAGCGCGTCGGCCCGCGAGAAGCCGGGGATCTCGCCCTGGTAGGTCCGCCGGATCACGAAGTTGGCGCCCTCGCCCCGCCCGATCTCCTCGCGCAGCACCCGGCCGACGATCTCCCCGTACTCCTCGTCGGGCACGTCGAAGCCGCCGTCCTCGACCCGCACCGGGTGCGCCGGCAGAGTGTCCAGCGCCCGTGCGAGCGGGACCTCGTAGGACTCCTCGGGGTGCAGCACCAGCAGCGGGGTGCCGTCGTCGCGTACGTCGAAGCCGCGCTCGCGGATCTGGCGGAACGGGATCAGCGCCAGGCCCTCGTCGGGCAGGCCGGCCAGCTCCTCGTGGGCGCTGACCGGACCGAGCAGCACCTCCACCGAGGAGGCGTCCCGGCCGGGGGTGCGGCGATGCAGCAGGGCGAAGGGGCGGCTACCGTCGGCGAGACGGGCCAGGTCGGTGGTGTCGGTCGGGTTCATGAACGTCCTCTTGCGTCGGTCCCGGAAGCGGGACGGCGGACGCCGGTCGAGGAAACGACCCCGGAAAACACCGAAGGCCGCCCTCGGGCGGCCTTCGCGTAGGTCTTGGGATACGCGCAGTCAGCGGGCCGCCGGAGGAGCGGTCCACCACCAGTTCTGAGTCGTCTGCGCGAACATGGCAACGACTCTAACCCATCGTCCGGGCCCCGCGCGGCGAAAAGCGTCCACGTGGCAGTCACGCCGTCTCATCCTTCGAGCCGGATCGGGAGCACCCGTTGCGACCCCGTAATGTTTAGAGGGTGACCGTGAACGCTGATTCCCGAGCCGTGGCCGCCGAGGCGACCTGGCGAGACCTGCCCGCGGCGCAGCAGCCCGAATACCCGGATACCGAGGCTCTGCGCGAAGTGATCGCGGAGCTTTCGACCTATCCGCCGCTCGTCTTCGCGGGCGAGTGCGACCAGTTGCGCGCCCGTATGGCAGCCGTTGCCAAGGGAGAGGCGTTCCTGCTCCAGGGCGGCGACTGCGCCGAGTCCTTCGACGGCGTGAGTGCCGAGCACATCCGGGCCAAGGTCAAGACGATCCTGCAGATGGGCGCCGTGCTGACGTACGCCGCGTCCGTCCCGGTGGTCAAGGTCGGCCGGATCGCGGGCCAGTACTCCAAGCCGCGCTCCAAGCCCACCGAGACCCGTGACGGCGTGACCCTGCCGGTGTACCGGGGCGACTCCGTCAACGGCTTCGACTTCACCGAGAAGAGCCGCTACCCGGACCCCGAGCGGCTGAAGCGGATGTACAACGCCTCCGCCTCCACGCTGAACCTGGTGCGCGCCTTCACCACCGGTGGCTACGCCGACCTGCGCCAGGTGCACGCCTGGAACCAGGACTTCGTGAAGTCCTCGCCCTCCGGCCAGCGCTACGAGCAGCTCGCCCGCGAGATCGACCAGGCGCTGAACTTCATGCGGGCCTGCGGCGCCGAGCCGGAGGAGTTCAAGACCGTCGAGTTCTACTCCTCGCACGAGGCGCTGCTGCTGGACTACGAGTCCGCGCTGACCCGCGTCGACTCCCGCACCGGCAAGCTGTACGACGTCTCCGGGCACATGGTGTGGATCGGTGAGCGCACCCGGCAGATGGACGGCGCGCACATCGAGTTCGCGTCCAAGATCCGCAACCCGATCGGCATCAAGCTCGGCCCGACCACCACGGCCGAGGACGCGCTGCGCTACATCGACCGCCTCGACCCCGACCGGGAGCCGGGCCGGCTGACCTTCATCGTCCGCATGGGCGCCGACAAGATCCGCGACCGGCTGCCCGAGCTGGTGGAGAAGGTCACGGCGTCCGGCGCGACGGTGGCCTGGGTGACCGACCCGATGCACGGCAACACCTTCGAGGCGGCGTCCGGGCACAAGACCCGGCGCTTCGACGACGTGCTGGACGAGGTCAAGGGCTTCTTCGAGGTCCACAAGGGCCTGGGCACCCACCCCGGCGGCATCCACGTGGAGCTGACCGGCGACGACGTCACCGAGTGCGTGGGCGGCGGCGACGAGATCTTCGTCGACGACCTGCACCAGCGCTACGAGACGGCCTGCGACCCCCGGCTCAACCGCAGCCAGTCGCTGGACCTGGCGTTCCTGGTCGCCGAGATGTACCGGGACCAGTGAGGGCGAAACGGCCCGGAGCGTGAAGTAGGGCGCGGATCACACGAGATCCGCGCCCTTCCGCTTTCCCATCGGCCGACCGCCGGGTTAGGTTAGGTTTGCCTCACCGAAATCCGGCGATGGCGGCGACACGGCGATCTCGTCGGGAGGTGGACCGGGTGTTCGTCTGCAGTTGCTTCGGCATCACCGAGCAGCAGGTCAAGCAGCACGCCCAGGACGGCGCCTGCACCCCGCGCCAGATCGCCTCCGCCTGCAAGGCCGGCACCGACTGCGGCGGTTGTGTCCGCCGCATCCAGGCCCTGCTGGGCCGGGGCGCCTGCCCGCGCCGCGACCAGATCGCGCAGCGGCCGCCGGTGCTGGTCACCTCCGCCGCCGAGGCGCCCGTACGCCGGCTCGGTGACGCGGCCTGACGGTCCGCCTCAGCCCGCGACGTCGGGCTGGACCTGCTCGATCACCGTCGAGAGGTAGAGCGACTCGCCCAGCTTCTCGATCAGGTCGAGCTGGGTCTCCAGGTAGTCGATGTGGTGCTCCTCGTCGGCGAGGATCGCCTCGAAGACGTTCGCCGAGGTGATGTCACCCTTGGCGCGCATGATCTCCACGCCCCGGCGCAGCCGGTCGATGGCCTCGACCTCGATCTGCCGGTCCGCCCGGAACATCTCGGTCACCGTCTGGCCGACCGAGACATGGAAGAGCCGCTGGTAGTTGGGCAGGCCGTCCAGCATCAGGATGCGGTCGGTCAGGGCCTCCGCGTGCCGCATCTCGTCGAAGGACTCCGCCCTCGTGTACTTGGCGAGCTTCGTCCACCCCTTGTGGTCCTGGAGCTTGGCGTGCAGGAAGTACTGGTTGATCGCGGTGAGCTCGGCGGTGAGCTGTTCGTTGAGCAGCTCGATGACCTCGGGGTCGCCTGACATCGGGATGGACTCCTTCCGGGCATTCCTGGCTGATGCTGCCGCATGATCCCATCGGCACCCCAGGCAGTCCAGTAAGTGCATGCTTAGTGGTCAATGCCGGAATTGTCGCGTGCTGGTCGGATGCACCCCGCCGGGTCTGTCAGGATGGAGGCATGGGTCATCCGGTGGAGCGCGCGTCTGGAACGGGGGCAGGGGCAGAGCTACCGCCGGGGCAGCGGCTCCAGCGCGGCTGGCCGGTCACGCACTACGGACCCGTGCCCAAGTTCCGCCCCGAGCGCTGGGACTTCCGGGTCTTCGGCGCCACCGCCGACGGCGACAAGCGGTCCTGGACCCACGAGGAGTTCACCGCCCTGCCGTACGCCACCGTCGTGGCCGATCTGCACTGCGTGACGAAGTTCAGCATGCTCGGCGCGGAGTGGGGCGGCGTGCCCGCCCGCGCGATCCTCGACCTGGCGCCGCCCGCGCCCGGCGTCACGCATGTGATGGTGTGGGCCGAGTACGGCTTCAGCGCCAATCTGCGGCTGGCCGACTTCGCCGGTGACGGCACGATCTTCGCCATCCACAAGGACGGCGAACTCCTCACCGCCGAACACGGCTTCCCGGCCCGCCTGATCGTGCCCCACCTGTACGCCTGGAAGGGCCCCAAGTGGGTCCGGGGCGTGGAGTACATGACCGCCGACCGCAGGGGCTTCTGGGAGCAGCGCGGCTACCACAACGTCGGCGACCCCTGGAAGGAACAGCGCTACTCCTACCAGGAGGAGCCGGGCGACGGCCCGGAGCTGTAGCCCCGGCCGTCCCCACGCCGCTGCCGCGGCCTAGCCGTCCCTGAGCCGCTTGAGCCGGGCCACGTCCGCCGCGTGGCCCTCCTTGCCGCCGGGGGTCTCGATGACCAGCGGGACGCCCGCCGTGGCCGGGTGGGCCATCAGGGCACGGAACGGGTCCTCGCCGATGTGGCCGGAGCCGATGTTCTCGTGGCGGTCCTTGTGCGCGCCCACCACGTCCTTGGAGTCGTTGGCGTGGATCAGCTTCAGCCGTCCCTCGCCCACGGTGTCCACCAGCAGGTCGAGGGTCTGCCGCATGCCGTCCGGGCCGGTCAGATCGTGCCCGGCCGCGTAGATGTGGCAGGTGTCCAGGCAGACGCCGAGCTTCGGGTGGGAGTCCAGCGCCTCGAAGTACGGGCCGAAGTCCCAGGTCCGCGAGCACAGTGAGGAACCCTGCCCGGCCGTCGACTCCAGCAGCAGGAACGGGTCGTCGTCGCAGGTCAGCTCGTCCAGCAGCGGCAGCAGGTGCTCGCGTACCTGCCGCAGCGCCACCTCGCGCGGGCGCCCGCCGGTCGCGCTGCCG is from Streptomyces seoulensis and encodes:
- a CDS encoding (2Fe-2S)-binding protein, whose protein sequence is MFVCSCFGITEQQVKQHAQDGACTPRQIASACKAGTDCGGCVRRIQALLGRGACPRRDQIAQRPPVLVTSAAEAPVRRLGDAA
- a CDS encoding anthranilate synthase family protein, with amino-acid sequence MNPTDTTDLARLADGSRPFALLHRRTPGRDASSVEVLLGPVSAHEELAGLPDEGLALIPFRQIRERGFDVRDDGTPLLVLHPEESYEVPLARALDTLPAHPVRVEDGGFDVPDEEYGEIVGRVLREEIGRGEGANFVIRRTYQGEIPGFSRADALALFRRLLAGERGAYWTFVVHTGDRTLVGASPEVHVRMSGGTVVMNPISGTYRYPAGGPTPEHLLDFLADAKETEELSMVVDEELKMMCTVGDRGGVVVGPRLKEMAHLAHTEYELRGKTSLDVRDVLRETMFAATVTGSPVQNACRVIERYEPTGRGYYAGALALLGRDAGGARTLDSPILIRTADIAADGHLKVPVGATLVRGSDPAGEVAETHAKAAGVLAALGVRPARPREERERPRLADDPRVRAALDGRRSALAPFWLRMREPAAPLGAHALVVDGEDTFTAMLAHVLRSGGLEVTVRRFDEPGLMEAVRTHQGPVVLGPGPGDPSDAADPKMRVLRELAATVLREHRHGVLGVCLGHELIAAELGLDIVRKRVPYQGAQTVIDLFGRAETVGFYNSFVARCDDEAARELAAHGVEVSRTEDGEVHALRSGRFASVQFHPESVLTVNGADVVRELVSGLLTARTGS
- a CDS encoding response regulator → MTEQEPIKVMVVDDHPMWRDAVARDLAESGLRVVATAGDGEQAVRRAKAADPDVLVLDLNLPAKPGVQVCKELIAHDPGLRVLVLSASGEHADVLEAVKSGATGYLLKSASTGELLDAVRRTAVGDPVFTPGLAGLVLGEYRRLAAEPAPASDAGAPGAPRLTDRETEVLRLVAKGLSYKQIAERLVISHRTVQNHVQNTLGKLQLHNRVELVRYAIERGLDDD
- a CDS encoding endonuclease/exonuclease/phosphatase family protein; translated protein: MPTPFPNSQTESDGSAVIRALSYNVRSLRDDPEALARIIDACAPDVLLLQEAPRFFRWRKKLARLAKATNLVYLTGGAPAAGPAVLCSLRATVEHTEDVLLPLTPGRHRRGLATAVVRFGRARLGLVSCHLGLEQAERQAQSGLLLDRLGALGVEHAVVGGDLNEGPAGPAFTLLADALQDGAAVAPWGGTDTFPATGPARRIDAVLATEGIEVLACGVPTDLPGVTGSDLRAATDHLPVLAALRIPAGE
- the macS gene encoding MacS family sensor histidine kinase, which encodes MARGGQVLRMSVELPLWRALTGYRVLTMLYAIGLGATAYGHFVRPWLALAYYALMVVWTLATVTRVTSAARCTRSFLAADLAVAVLGILLTPLADDPHRIADGGPTLPSIWTAGAVLAFALKGGWRWAAGASTAVAAANLVERGAPARDTVHNVILVWVAAIAIGYVVEVARASERTLARALEIEAATRERERLARDIHDGVLQVLAMVQRRGVVIGGEAAELGRLAGEQEVALRTLVAGGVLPAARSSAGPAPDDDGPLDLRSLLAPYAGSRVSLAEPGAPVPLAPDVARELAAAVGAALDNVRRHAGDGARAWILVEDEPDEIVVTVRDDGPGIPEGRLARAEGEGRLGVAQSIRGRLRDLGGSAEVISVPGQGTEVELKVPKSAREARGKAERR
- a CDS encoding lysophospholipid acyltransferase family protein, whose product is MLYGTMKVAIGGPLKVAFRPWVEGLENIPAEGPAILASNHLSFSDSFFLPTMLDRKVTFIAKAEYFTTPGVKGRLTAAFFKGVGQLPVDRSGARGAGEAAIKSGIEVLERGELFGIYPEGTRSPDGRLYRGKPGGLARVALATGAPVIPVAMIDTEKIQPPGKVMPKLMRPGIRIGKPLDFSRYHGMDHDRFVLRAVTDEVMYEIMKLSGQEYVDIYATAAKRQMTEAAKAAKEAEKAGKEAEKAEQAGG
- a CDS encoding alpha/beta hydrolase, which translates into the protein MPVLPGAEPYRHDGGEVGVLLCHGFTGSPQSLRPWAEHLAAHGLSVSLPLLPGHGTRWEDLRATGWQDWYARVDRELWQLSERCERVFVAGLSMGGALALRLAARHGERVAGVVVVNPANRVHGLAAHALPVVRHLVPSTKGIASDIAKGATTELGYDRVPLHAAHSLRQFLRVVDGELPQVTQPLLLLRSAVDHVVPAADSARVLSRVSSTDVTESVLEQSYHVATLDHDADRIVEESLAFIDRLAPRVGKEGTAPVG
- a CDS encoding class II 3-deoxy-7-phosphoheptulonate synthase codes for the protein MTVNADSRAVAAEATWRDLPAAQQPEYPDTEALREVIAELSTYPPLVFAGECDQLRARMAAVAKGEAFLLQGGDCAESFDGVSAEHIRAKVKTILQMGAVLTYAASVPVVKVGRIAGQYSKPRSKPTETRDGVTLPVYRGDSVNGFDFTEKSRYPDPERLKRMYNASASTLNLVRAFTTGGYADLRQVHAWNQDFVKSSPSGQRYEQLAREIDQALNFMRACGAEPEEFKTVEFYSSHEALLLDYESALTRVDSRTGKLYDVSGHMVWIGERTRQMDGAHIEFASKIRNPIGIKLGPTTTAEDALRYIDRLDPDREPGRLTFIVRMGADKIRDRLPELVEKVTASGATVAWVTDPMHGNTFEAASGHKTRRFDDVLDEVKGFFEVHKGLGTHPGGIHVELTGDDVTECVGGGDEIFVDDLHQRYETACDPRLNRSQSLDLAFLVAEMYRDQ
- a CDS encoding 6-phosphofructokinase yields the protein MRVGVLTGGGDCPGLNAVIRAVVRKGVQEYGYDFTGFRDGWRGPLEGRTVPLDVPAVRGILPRGGTILGSSRTNPLKAEDGVRRVRENLAEQGVDALIAIGGEDTLGVAATLYEEHGVPCVGVPKTIDNDLSGTDYTFGFDTAVNIATEAIDRLHTTAESHMRVLVCEVMGRHAGWIALHSGLAGGANVILIPEHRFDLDQVCAWITSRFEAAYAPIVVVAEGAMPSEGEMVLKDESHDSFGHVRLSGVGEWLAKQIEQRTGKEARTTVLGHVQRGGTPSAFDRWLATRFGLHAIDCVHDGDFGKMVALHGTRIERIPISEATAELKTVDPELYAEAGVFFG
- a CDS encoding sulfite oxidase-like oxidoreductase, which translates into the protein MGHPVERASGTGAGAELPPGQRLQRGWPVTHYGPVPKFRPERWDFRVFGATADGDKRSWTHEEFTALPYATVVADLHCVTKFSMLGAEWGGVPARAILDLAPPAPGVTHVMVWAEYGFSANLRLADFAGDGTIFAIHKDGELLTAEHGFPARLIVPHLYAWKGPKWVRGVEYMTADRRGFWEQRGYHNVGDPWKEQRYSYQEEPGDGPEL
- the bfr gene encoding bacterioferritin, producing the protein MSGDPEVIELLNEQLTAELTAINQYFLHAKLQDHKGWTKLAKYTRAESFDEMRHAEALTDRILMLDGLPNYQRLFHVSVGQTVTEMFRADRQIEVEAIDRLRRGVEIMRAKGDITSANVFEAILADEEHHIDYLETQLDLIEKLGESLYLSTVIEQVQPDVAG
- a CDS encoding trp operon leader peptide, with product MRRRDCHVDAFRRAGPGRWVRVVAMFAQTTQNWWWTAPPAAR